The Tripterygium wilfordii isolate XIE 37 chromosome 23, ASM1340144v1, whole genome shotgun sequence genomic sequence GTCCTCAATTGCATGCTAACTTAATATATTAGAAGCCTTTAGTTCAAGATTATTATGGCCTCAGCATAACCGAATCTGAAGTATGGTGGAACTCATCTCAGCTAGTAAATTAGCAGATCAAAATTGCTTGTACATGAGTAAATTGTCAAAATCTGGCTGTCGAAGGAACAGCGTATATTCATCATGAATGTATCACAGCAGGAGGCGGCACTATACATGGAAATGAAATGTAATAGAACACAGAACCTTGCTGCGTGTCAACAAGGCTACCAGGTAGTGAAAAATAGCAGTATACTCACCGGTGTTCTATCTTGCAGGTCAGACATAGAACTTCTCTCTATTCCATCTTCTCAGTGCGATTCATCAGGTCATGGTAATATAGAAGTACACACATAGGTTGACCGAGAATGCAGAAAAAGAACCAGAACATCATATTTCCCACCTGGTATTGGAAAAGGAATAGggagagagagaacaaaaacCAAAAGGTCTTAAAAAGATATTTATTTCTGTAAACAGGAGGAGCAGCGCAATTAGAGAGATTTAAAAGTTAATCCTCATATAATTGTCCAATCTTGTGATAGAGCATCCATACTTCAATACAGTAAGACAACAATGATTCCAGAGTGAGAAAAGCTATAAatataagggttttttttttaatgtaataaaTATAAGGGCTTTTATAGGTAAGTGACAACTGATGCACAAGAACTGTAACGAGGGGACCAAAGCAACGCAAAATCTTCAGGCCTTAATTGTACATAAGAAAAGAGTTCCTTATTAGGAGTTATGACAACATAGTCGCAAACGATTCATAAAGCATTGAACTCCTCTAGATGCATGTAGGTTTCAAACTCCTGTTAGAAGTATCATTTGAGTAGATAGCAAtcattttttcattaaaaatggTTAATAGGGAGCTTTGGTATGAAGATATAAACGAAGCAAGTTTGATAAACTTCTATAAGATCATGATCATATGTTGATGACAGAAAAATTGTGCCAGTAGTATATTTTAATGTCATCTGGAGGAAACTCAACCACTgctttgttcttctttctttgttggTCCCTAAAGGGAAAAATAGAAGACAACCATATCGATGGAAGCAATGAATGAACATAGGTTTGCCAATCACAAAATCAGACTTAGGATAGCCCATCCTTCATATCATTGGTTCCAAAAGCGAATTATTCTTTTTCTAACCAAGACTCAAGAGCCAAGAAGTTCCAATTTGGAATCTCTATCATTTAAGCTTTTGTGTCTTGTTGCTCAATAAGCTTGTAGAAATTCTAAAACTTAATAACCAGAATTATTTCGATAATTGCCCCGTCGTATTCTTGGGCAGATCTTACTTTTTCTCCATATCCCATTGGATCACTCACACTCTCAATCATATCAAACAGTAATCAAAGTCTCTACcactttcattttttgtttctatgAAGTCATATTATTGGTCTATGGATCTGAACTGTTGAAGACTAAGGCCTTAAATTACTCCCAGAGTCTAAAAGTCGAGATTTCTAATCCTAATCAAATTAGGACAAAAATACCACATTTTGACAACAAATGGAACTGTTAAAACTCACAGCCATTGCCGATAGTAAAAGAGTCGAAGCAGACATACCATTGAGCTTCTGAGCTTATTTTGCAGATAACTTGTGATCAACACCAAGGGAACCTGGataaatttttgtaaaattttttcCTTAAACACCACGTCCAGTATTACTTAGAAATGAAAAAGAGAACGAGAAATCTATTTCCAGATCAATTTCTTTCTGTGCAACTACAGGTGAAACAATGAGAACGAACTGAGGGATCCCGACTTAATTATAGCATGCAGATTCATGAAGCCAGCACTATCCTAACAAACGATAtaacttataaattaaaatagCTTTACCTGAAACATTATTCCAAAGAAAGCCCATAACTTGAAGATGTGACAGGGTACAGCAATGCATAGCTGCAGATGAATGAAAATATTtaaatgccaataaagcaagaaaTAACATCCTCATTACTCTTATGCAGGAGAAACATAACCACACAAACTTGACTTGATGTCTACATAAACTTAACTGCAAACCACAATTTGAAAATCAGTGGGACTGTAGTTCAGCCACGAAAACGATTCAACAAACCAGGTTTAACCAAAAAATCATACtcgagaaaaaaaatatcaatgaaaaaactACCACTTTTACATAAAATCAACTCCCTGCAACTTCTCTTCAAGCTTaggattttaaattttgaaatattagGTAAAGATAAAAAAGACAATCACTTGGCGATAGCCTAGCTAGTTATCTTTCCGGATTTAGGACGTAAAGAATCTCGCCTGAGGTCGGAGTTCAATTCTAAGCTGGCTCATCTATTTCCAAGTGGTTTGCGACTTTGTGCTAGGCCTTGGCCCAACTAACCTGGAGGGTTTGCGCGTGCCTGGTCTGGCTCCAGTTCGTAGGGGTGTCCAACGGGTTTTGAAACCTGGTGACCCGGACCAGCCCGGTGTTTATCGGGCTGGCCCGAAACTAATTTTATCGGTTCGGGTCAAACCCAGCCCGCAAAATACATAATAGGGTCGGGTACCGGGTCTATATTTTTGTGATTTTCGGGTTATCGGGTCGGGTCACCGGATAAAAaacaaatgtaaaataataaatatacttGTTAATTACTAATTAAGGCTTCCGTCTCCCGTTcctcttgcttttcttttggGGAATTAGCTCTCTTTAAAATTTCTTCATGCTCGTTCTAAGTTCGAAGTACCATTTGTACAAATAGGAATCCCCTTCGTTACAGTTACATGATTTCTTCTAATTACTTAGAAGTACGTTTTGTGCAACAGCCCTTCCTATCTGATAGAAAAGGATCCCATGACCCTGAACCGATCTTACATGGGATCGCAAATCCCAAGTTTGTCTATGAAGAGCAGATCTATTTCTGCAAATGTCGGAATTATTGAGCATAGATGTAGATGTCCTGCCTCCAGCTCAAAGCGAACCTGCTCCTTCCACTGAGCTCACACCTCTAGAATGTAAGGAAGACTGATGAACACAATTCGACTATACGCCATAGTTCTCATTCACCTTGATCTAAAATGATTAAACAATTGAAAACCAAATTCCTAAACAAAGAGGGGAAAAGGACACTATCGACACCTGTATGCATTGCATGATAGAACGAGTGTTGAATCATGAATAAAAGAATTGGGGCTAGTGggtttgatgaagatgaagTCTGTTACCTCTTTTAAtgtcaaattttcaattatcaGATGGGCTTTTTTGCATTGGGCTAGGCCTGTTAAAGGTATCGGGTAACCCGAAACCCGGTCCGGGAAATCCGGTAACTCGGTGACCCGAGACCCGGTAACAAGGTTACCGGGCGGGTCACTCCCCTGCCAAAAATAACCGGGCCCTGTGGACACCCCTACGAGTTCGGGCTTAATGGGTTGTCCAAAGGTCATTCCTGCTAAATTGTTCTTggttactaaaaaaaataataagaaagaaCATTTCCATATTCTATTCTATTTTCCAGCACTTTAAACACTGGTTTTCTCATCTTTCATACATATTTATTTCCATTTATTTCTTACGTCACTAATCCCCTTTTGAGATGTTTGAAACTTATCACTGTTGGGTTctcatcaacatcatcatcatccgagcctttatcccaaaagtttagagtcggctacatgagtctataaGAAATCTACGGGAAACCAAGCGTATTCATTTCcgtcattcatttctatcaaggATCATACTTTTATCAACTCCTATTGCATTTATATCCCTTCTTACAATCTTACTAATTCTAGCCATTACTCTCTTCTATGCAAATTCTTTCGATTCTCCTCATTGCTACACCGTTATCTCTACGTTGAACATGCTCATACCATCTCAAACGATTTCCTCACAACTTAGcttcaattggtgctactcctaccttaaatctaataatctcatttctaatcctattttttttcctcgtgtgaccacacatccaaTGAAACATTTTCATTTCTCCATTATAAAAGGAACTCATTTAATTCTAAGAACCTCTTCCAAAATTCCATTATATTTATCCATGTTACGTAAACAAAAAGTGGGCCACAAGTATAATGTTTGATTATGCATCATTTTCTGCAATAAGAGAATACTGATATCCACAGTTTCACTTAAATGTGCTCCAAGTTTTTGCACCGAAATATCTGTATATAATTACAAGAAGAAAGAGCAAGTTAAGCTGATGAGTTTGGAGAAAATAACTCTATTGCCTTTCAAGATCAAACATTGTcatttacaaagattaaaacagagaggaaaataaagaaagatttATGTTATATAGATAGCATCCCAGACAACACGATGATTTTTACATAACActacataaatgaaaaaatataccTCGTGGAAGACGGCAGAAACTAAGAAGGCAATGACGAAAGCAACACCCTGAACTaggataaaaatgaaattaaattgAATGAAACATGGAGGCAATAAACAAGGTTTGTTTACTGTCACAGTAAGGGTATAAAAGGAGGCAAGAAGGGCAATTAAAGATGTTTAGGCACATAGGAAGATTAATTTACCTTGGATATCCCATTCCTTAAGCATGGAAAATAGATATGACGAACTATCCACTTATGAACCGGCtgtaataaattataattcCATCAGTAATGGACTTTAAAGAacttttctgtttgtttctttCATCTAATGCAGCTAAGAAATCATGAAACATCATCTTGCATCAAGAAACAGTTCGCATGCAATAGCTGATGGATGAGCAAAGATAAAACATCCAACAATGGTCTTTCAAGATTGAGTCAACAAAATTAAGCTCAAAGAATAAGAGAATATGGCATGCTATACAAAAAATGCAGGGGAGCAATTGGTGAAATTTAGACTGATATTTGGAGCTCATTAACTtgtctttatccattgaaacatACTTCATAGTAACTTTGaaacatttttttcctttcaaatctACGTCTTCTAATTACTAGTGATAAATATCCATCACTCGGCTAGCACtttcaccttcttctttttttttgtgccttttACATTAGGAAACAAATAGCAACAAATTAGTGTGCAGCTAtgcattattaaaaaaaaaaaaacttttattgtttttgagaAAGAAACATACCATATTCCACATTCTCCAGTACTGATGCCAACCACGAAATCAGGAGATATAAACATCAAACAGAAACAATTCATAGGCTACAGTCAGCACAAGATTGTTAAGCATACAACCAAAGAAAATTATTTCATCAATAAAAACCTACTTCCTCAACAGTTTTAGCATTCCACCAATCCTTGTAGAACTCACGATCACCAAAACAAAGAAGTTCAGCAAGTATGTTTAACCTGTTTGAAGAAACCCATACATAACATTATACATGCCAAACACCATCATCATGTCCAACAACTATAAAACTTAAAATCAGATGCTTGTGTGAACATGCATTTATGCCCATGTGCTGGGACAAATGCTCacacagagaaagagagaattaATCTCTTTACTAGGAAAAGAGAACGTTGATGACAAAACATCTTCAGAAAACCCAAAGAGTTTGCTCTTAAATTAATCTAGGAAAGTCAACACACCAAAGATGAAAAAAGCAGTAGAACATGCAGAGCCAAACATAGAGGTTCGGGACTGAAAGCTTCAAAACTCTCTCAACGGCATATAAAAGGTTCCCTTTCAAAGGGTGTTGTGAATTCTGGACAATAGGATTGATATACTGCAAAAACACATCAATAAATCATGTCAAATTTCCATACAGATTTAAAAATGCATATGTAGCAAAGACCACTTCAAAACAGCTCATTACTTACTTGTTCAATTATAAATCCCATAAGTCCAGTAAATATTATCAACTTGACAAATTGACGAACCACCCAACCCTTGCGAACATATGGTGTACGAGGATAGCTAATCTACAATGACAATGAATCAACAAGAACATAAAGGATACTGTGTCACAATGTTAGGCTAAAACTATGAACCCATTACAACTAGAATTACTGAAACACATCATGATTTGCACACCAAAATGAGTAGCATCATAAGAATACATGCATACACTCTAAAAAGGTACTGTCAAATTGTTGTGAAAGAACTATTACCTGGTAACATAATGTGGGGGCAACAATAAAATATGCCAAACTCTTGATATTGACATCATTTGAGTAATCCATGTTCAGAGAGCTTGATGGCATTTCCCCCTAACATCACCATAAAGCCACATCAAAGAATAGGGGAAAAATCTTTGATCAACCATCAGTACAGCTCATCAAAATAGAGAAACATGCACCCACGCTTAGCACATGAGAGGGATATGAGAGAGGATAGAAGCATTCCTGGTTTCTAAATTTGAGTGAGAAAAGAAGTGATGTTAAATCAGACAGTTACCACAAGATAGAAGTGAAAAGGAATTCACGACATAAGTGATGATCACAATGCATAAATCCCAGCTGACACTGTTTTACACACAACCTCAGTAGCTTGTAATAGATAAGTATCATGCATAAATAATTTCAGGGGCACAAAGTTATTATATTAGTCTCTATTTCTTTTTCCCTAATGAATAAATGGTAGATAACTACCTGGAAGCTTTGCAAGAAACTTTTCTGTTACCTTTTCAACAGA encodes the following:
- the LOC119992963 gene encoding diacylglycerol O-acyltransferase 1B-like isoform X1 encodes the protein MAILESPENGGATATTMTGHLNESSDNLSLRSRPSASLNTTATDSSSKTSSSEADYLEGDSSTGEGDAKNGCQEGHDRGDGAVNAERIDNHENRVGSDARFTYRPSVPAHRRIKESPLSSDAIFKQSHAGLFNLCIVVLVAVNSRLIIENLMKYGWLIRTGFWFSSRSLRDWPLFMCCLTLPIFPLAAFLFEKLAQKNLISEPVVVLLHVLNTTAAVLYPVYVILRCDSVFMSGVTLMLFACIVWLKLVSYAHTNYDMRALAKSVEKGEMPSSSLNMDYSNDVNIKSLAYFIVAPTLCYQISYPRTPYVRKGWVVRQFVKLIIFTGLMGFIIEQYINPIVQNSQHPLKGNLLYAVERVLKLSVPNLYVWLCMFYCFFHLWLNILAELLCFGDREFYKDWWNAKTVEEYWRMWNMPVHKWIVRHIYFPCLRNGISKGVAFVIAFLVSAVFHELCIAVPCHIFKLWAFFGIMFQVPLVLITSYLQNKLRSSMVGNMMFWFFFCILGQPMCVLLYYHDLMNRTEKME